A stretch of Mucilaginibacter terrae DNA encodes these proteins:
- a CDS encoding ABC transporter ATP-binding protein, translating into MADSTPFLQAISINKVYPGKQQSGVKEVNLTIQQGKITAIIGESGSGKSTLLKLLFGLLSPDSGEVRFQGERVWGPVEKLIPGHDAMKMVTQHTDDLNLYAKVWDNVASLMPNTNLKAKQEESEKVLRQLNMFHLADKRVADLSGGEKQRVAIARALITRPKVLLLDEPFNQVDTTFRDGLQQDIRQIVKQTGITVIIVSHDPTEVLSMADELVVIQNGSVLESGSPKKLYNEPQNLYTARLLSNCNVLLREEARALRIKAVKEKVVIYPEWIKPVSSGENIDWSIKEILFKGSHEAIYLEYGPIEIHLTNPEPGLFDNYSHLNVRVSKHLEF; encoded by the coding sequence ATGGCAGATTCTACCCCTTTTTTACAGGCTATTTCAATTAATAAAGTATATCCCGGCAAACAGCAGTCGGGCGTTAAAGAAGTTAATTTAACCATACAGCAGGGCAAAATTACTGCTATTATTGGAGAAAGCGGCAGCGGTAAAAGTACCCTGCTTAAATTACTTTTTGGTTTGCTATCGCCCGATTCGGGAGAAGTTAGGTTTCAGGGCGAACGCGTTTGGGGCCCTGTTGAAAAGCTGATACCCGGCCATGATGCCATGAAAATGGTAACCCAGCATACCGATGATCTGAACCTGTACGCCAAAGTTTGGGACAATGTGGCTTCGCTTATGCCCAATACCAACCTTAAAGCTAAGCAGGAAGAAAGCGAAAAGGTGCTGCGCCAGCTCAACATGTTTCACCTGGCTGATAAGCGTGTGGCCGACCTGAGCGGTGGTGAAAAACAACGTGTAGCCATTGCCCGCGCCTTAATTACACGGCCTAAGGTGTTGCTGTTAGATGAACCTTTTAACCAGGTTGATACCACGTTTAGAGATGGCTTGCAGCAAGACATACGCCAAATTGTAAAGCAAACCGGCATAACGGTCATCATCGTATCGCACGACCCAACCGAAGTACTCTCCATGGCCGATGAACTGGTGGTAATTCAAAACGGTAGCGTGCTTGAAAGTGGTTCACCAAAGAAATTGTATAATGAACCACAAAACCTTTATACCGCACGTTTACTCTCCAACTGCAACGTACTGCTACGCGAAGAAGCCCGTGCGCTGCGCATTAAGGCTGTAAAGGAAAAAGTGGTGATATATCCCGAATGGATTAAACCAGTAAGTTCGGGCGAAAACATTGACTGGAGTATCAAAGAAATTCTTTTTAAAGGCTCGCACGAGGCCATATATTTAGAATACGGCCCAATCGAAATACACCTTACCAACCCCGAACCTGGCTTGTTTGATAATTACAGCCATTTGAATGTGAGGGTGAGTAAGCATCTGGAGTTTTAA
- a CDS encoding porin family protein → MKRLLLTALVCAAATGVFAQSTTTTTTTKTTVTTNDKGDTVQVRTDTIKSKRRGFRFSFGKGEDAGSVSVNRRDTVKSEDKPSKAPGFSWGLTLSRLDLGLATLVDNGSFNLSPQNNFLRYRSWKSSNVGFDFIQVGYRFNSAFRIYVSGGLDWTHFRLREDITIQKEQPGDVGLVYTQDARDYSKNRFTSSYFRIPLTFDWRSHVDSEGKRFHIAGGPMLGVLYNGRVKQISDENGKQKFNDNYHYTKWRYGMTARLGYGAWGVYGKYYFNDMFDTPVQNGLRNFSFGIMLGF, encoded by the coding sequence ATGAAACGCTTATTACTTACCGCCCTGGTGTGCGCGGCAGCCACAGGTGTGTTTGCACAATCAACCACTACCACAACTACCACTAAAACAACCGTTACTACTAATGATAAGGGCGATACCGTGCAGGTACGTACCGATACCATTAAATCGAAACGCCGTGGCTTTAGATTTAGCTTTGGCAAGGGCGAGGATGCAGGCTCTGTTTCGGTTAACCGTCGTGATACGGTTAAGTCAGAAGATAAGCCATCAAAAGCTCCCGGTTTTTCATGGGGATTAACCCTGTCGCGTTTAGATTTAGGTTTAGCTACACTGGTTGACAATGGCAGTTTTAACCTGTCGCCGCAAAATAACTTTTTGCGCTACCGCTCATGGAAAAGCAGCAACGTAGGGTTTGATTTTATACAAGTTGGTTACCGTTTTAACAGTGCGTTCCGAATTTACGTATCAGGTGGTTTAGACTGGACTCACTTCCGCCTGCGTGAAGATATAACTATACAGAAAGAACAGCCCGGTGATGTAGGTTTAGTATACACTCAAGATGCCAGAGATTACAGCAAGAACCGTTTTACCTCAAGCTACTTTCGCATACCATTAACGTTTGACTGGAGAAGCCATGTAGACAGCGAAGGCAAACGCTTCCATATAGCCGGTGGGCCAATGCTGGGCGTGCTTTACAACGGCCGCGTAAAACAAATAAGCGACGAAAACGGCAAGCAAAAATTCAACGACAACTACCACTATACCAAGTGGCGCTACGGCATGACCGCCCGCCTGGGTTACGGTGCATGGGGCGTGTACGGTAAGTACTACTTTAACGACATGTTTGACACCCCTGTGCAAAACGGACTACGTAACTTCTCATTCGGTATTATGTTAGGATTTTAA
- a CDS encoding RNA polymerase sigma factor, translating to MFLKHKLSTEDLIAKCKLADRKAQELLYKQFAPKMLAVCMRYAVDKMEAEDMLQNGFIRVFQKINDYRGDGSFEGWMRRIMVHSSIEYYRKHHKMTVVDIEESGYEQPVNATAASSLETKDLMAMIQQLPAGYRMVFNLYAIEGYSHREIAEMVGITEGASKSQLSRARTLLKQKIEQLEGKQYEYAG from the coding sequence CTGTTTCTAAAACATAAACTTTCAACCGAAGACCTCATTGCTAAATGCAAGTTGGCCGACCGCAAGGCGCAGGAGTTGCTGTATAAGCAGTTTGCTCCGAAAATGCTGGCCGTTTGTATGCGCTATGCGGTAGATAAAATGGAGGCGGAGGATATGTTGCAGAACGGTTTCATCAGGGTGTTTCAAAAAATTAACGATTACCGTGGCGATGGAAGCTTTGAAGGATGGATGCGCCGCATTATGGTGCATAGCTCTATAGAGTACTATCGCAAGCATCATAAAATGACGGTGGTTGATATTGAAGAAAGTGGTTACGAGCAGCCGGTTAATGCAACAGCGGCATCGAGCCTGGAAACAAAAGACCTGATGGCCATGATACAGCAATTACCCGCAGGTTACCGTATGGTATTTAACCTGTATGCCATTGAAGGCTACTCGCACCGCGAAATTGCCGAAATGGTGGGTATAACCGAGGGCGCGTCAAAGTCGCAACTATCGAGGGCGCGCACTTTATTAAAACAAAAGATTGAACAACTGGAGGGAAAGCAATATGAATATGCAGGATAA
- a CDS encoding type II toxin-antitoxin system VapB family antitoxin — protein MRTNIDIDEKLLAKAQKLGNIKTKKLAVEKALELFVRLESQKRLLDLWGKVEIDDEVYQ, from the coding sequence ATGAGGACAAATATTGATATTGATGAGAAGCTGCTGGCTAAAGCACAAAAGCTGGGCAATATTAAAACCAAAAAATTGGCTGTTGAAAAAGCACTGGAATTGTTTGTAAGGTTAGAAAGTCAAAAAAGGTTACTTGATTTATGGGGTAAAGTAGAAATAGATGATGAAGTCTATCAATAA
- the vapC gene encoding type II toxin-antitoxin system VapC family toxin, giving the protein MEVTLIDTSVWINFFKGFETSATLYLKSNLGIIPIATCPTVLQETLQGLKSQSEANRIESYFDDMIQLVNDPYELAIEAAQLYRKLRKNGITVRKPNDCLIATYAIKNKIPILHDDVDFTNIAQKTNLLLVNTG; this is encoded by the coding sequence ATGGAGGTTACGCTAATTGATACTTCGGTTTGGATAAACTTTTTTAAAGGTTTTGAAACTTCGGCAACATTGTATTTGAAAAGCAATTTAGGTATAATTCCTATTGCTACTTGCCCAACTGTTTTACAGGAAACTTTGCAAGGACTTAAATCACAAAGTGAGGCCAATAGAATTGAATCTTATTTTGATGACATGATTCAGTTAGTTAATGACCCTTATGAATTAGCTATTGAAGCTGCTCAACTTTACCGAAAACTTCGCAAAAATGGAATCACTGTACGCAAACCCAATGATTGCCTCATAGCCACTTATGCCATTAAAAACAAAATACCAATACTGCATGATGATGTTGATTTTACCAACATTGCTCAAAAAACCAACCTGTTATTGGTAAATACAGGTTAA
- the hemC gene encoding hydroxymethylbilane synthase codes for MDRTVIIGTRGSELALWQAHFVKDSLANIGVTAELKIIKTQGDRILNLSLDKLEGKGFFTKELEEELIAGTIDIAVHSHKDLPTEHPPGLIIAAVSEREDPSEYLIILKDCVDVKQKLSVKFGGTVGTSSNRRKAQLRALRPDLEMDDLRGNVPTRIGKLRSESYDAIMLAKAGVVRLGIDLSEFHVEELTPTEFVPAPAQGALAIQIRETNTDLFEILQKLHHADVAEALAVERTVLKSFGGGCHMPLGCYCRKNDGEYQVFTSKADTEHDLPDRMYISASSTVGLVDKILAKFDKERKLASKVFISRELPASSYFRRVLEKHDVEIEARSLIRTVPVMTILNAYILQDVDWVFFTSKNAVEYFFQLKPQFSHPVKFGVMGSGSEDMLRRNGHFADYVGESGDTAEVGAEFAKLANGRHVLFPGAENPMRSIHKALSPETKIVDLPVYETVLEESAEGTDADILVFTSPSNVEAYFNDNLLDNNQRVIAIGKSTGSKLEEMNITYTLPFSPDEVGLAEAVFGL; via the coding sequence TTGGACAGGACAGTTATTATAGGAACCCGGGGCAGCGAATTAGCCTTATGGCAAGCCCATTTTGTTAAGGATAGTTTAGCCAATATTGGTGTAACCGCCGAATTGAAAATTATTAAAACACAGGGCGACCGCATCCTGAACCTCAGCCTTGATAAACTCGAAGGCAAGGGCTTCTTTACCAAAGAACTGGAGGAAGAACTCATAGCCGGCACTATTGATATTGCCGTGCATTCGCACAAAGACCTGCCTACCGAGCATCCGCCGGGCTTAATTATTGCTGCCGTATCTGAGCGCGAAGACCCATCGGAATATTTGATCATCCTTAAAGATTGTGTTGATGTAAAGCAAAAGCTGTCGGTTAAGTTTGGCGGTACCGTGGGTACCTCGTCAAACCGCCGTAAAGCCCAGCTGCGTGCCCTGCGCCCCGATTTGGAAATGGACGACCTGCGCGGCAACGTGCCTACCCGTATAGGCAAACTGCGCAGCGAAAGTTACGATGCCATTATGTTGGCCAAAGCCGGTGTAGTGCGTTTGGGTATTGACCTGAGCGAGTTCCACGTAGAAGAATTAACGCCTACCGAGTTTGTACCCGCCCCTGCACAAGGTGCGCTGGCTATCCAGATCCGCGAAACCAATACCGATCTATTCGAAATATTACAAAAGCTTCATCACGCCGATGTAGCCGAGGCATTAGCCGTTGAGCGTACCGTGCTGAAAAGTTTCGGCGGCGGTTGCCACATGCCTTTGGGCTGCTACTGCCGTAAAAACGATGGCGAGTACCAGGTATTTACTTCTAAAGCCGATACGGAACACGACCTGCCCGACCGTATGTATATCAGCGCATCAAGTACAGTCGGACTGGTAGATAAGATTTTAGCCAAGTTTGATAAAGAACGCAAACTGGCCAGCAAAGTGTTTATCTCGCGCGAGTTACCGGCTTCAAGTTATTTCCGTCGCGTGTTGGAGAAGCATGATGTGGAGATAGAAGCACGTTCGTTGATACGTACCGTGCCGGTAATGACCATTTTGAACGCCTATATATTACAGGATGTGGATTGGGTTTTCTTTACCAGTAAAAATGCGGTGGAATACTTCTTTCAGTTGAAACCGCAGTTTAGTCACCCTGTTAAGTTTGGCGTAATGGGCAGCGGATCGGAAGATATGTTGCGCCGTAACGGTCACTTTGCCGATTATGTGGGCGAAAGCGGTGATACTGCCGAAGTTGGTGCCGAGTTTGCCAAACTGGCTAATGGCCGCCATGTACTATTCCCTGGTGCCGAAAACCCGATGCGGAGCATCCATAAGGCACTATCGCCCGAAACCAAGATAGTTGATCTACCGGTTTACGAAACCGTATTGGAAGAAAGCGCCGAAGGTACGGATGCGGATATACTGGTGTTCACCAGCCCATCAAACGTAGAAGCTTACTTTAATGATAACCTGCTGGATAACAACCAGCGTGTAATAGCCATTGGCAAATCAACCGGCAGCAAATTAGAAGAAATGAATATAACCTACACCCTGCCTTTCTCGCCCGATGAGGTGGGACTGGCTGAGGCGGTGTTTGGATTGTAA
- the hemB gene encoding porphobilinogen synthase, with amino-acid sequence MLQRPRRNRKSEVIRQMVQETHVSAANLIFPLFIVEGENQKTEVSSMPGIFRYSIDNLLREVESCMKLGLKSFDLFPNIDEALKDQYATESHRDGNLYLRAISAVKKEFPEACVVTDVAMDPYSSDGHDGIVQNGEILNDETLEVLGKMALAHARAGADIIAPSDMMDGRVGFIRNVLDDNGFTGVSIMSYTAKYASAFYGPFRDALNSAPKFGDKKSYQMNPANQREALIEAELDEAEGADFLMVKPGLPYLDVIKLLKDNTELPIAAYNVSGEYAMIKAAVQNGWLNEQRSVTEVLLSFRRAGASAILTYHAKEVLENKWL; translated from the coding sequence ATGCTACAACGACCAAGAAGAAACAGAAAGAGTGAAGTGATTCGGCAGATGGTGCAGGAAACACATGTGAGTGCGGCAAATTTGATATTCCCGCTGTTTATTGTAGAGGGCGAAAATCAGAAAACCGAAGTTTCTTCGATGCCGGGTATTTTCCGGTATTCTATTGATAACCTGCTGCGTGAGGTGGAAAGCTGCATGAAGCTGGGATTGAAATCGTTCGATTTGTTCCCCAATATCGACGAGGCTTTAAAAGACCAGTACGCTACCGAAAGCCACCGCGATGGTAACCTATATCTGCGTGCCATCAGCGCGGTTAAGAAAGAGTTCCCCGAAGCATGTGTGGTAACCGACGTAGCCATGGACCCCTACAGCAGCGACGGCCATGACGGTATAGTACAAAACGGCGAAATACTGAACGATGAAACCTTGGAGGTTTTAGGCAAAATGGCTTTGGCCCACGCCCGTGCCGGTGCCGATATTATTGCACCGTCGGATATGATGGATGGCAGGGTAGGCTTCATCCGCAATGTGCTGGATGATAATGGTTTTACCGGCGTGTCTATTATGTCGTACACGGCTAAGTATGCCAGCGCATTTTACGGCCCGTTCCGCGATGCGTTGAACTCGGCACCTAAGTTTGGCGACAAAAAATCGTACCAAATGAACCCCGCCAATCAGCGCGAAGCACTAATTGAAGCCGAACTGGACGAAGCCGAAGGAGCCGATTTCCTGATGGTGAAACCCGGTTTACCATACCTCGACGTCATCAAACTTTTAAAAGATAACACCGAACTGCCCATTGCTGCCTACAACGTAAGCGGCGAATACGCCATGATTAAAGCTGCCGTGCAAAACGGCTGGTTAAACGAGCAACGCTCCGTAACCGAAGTATTGCTGAGTTTCCGCAGGGCAGGAGCATCGGCTATTTTAACTTACCATGCTAAAGAGGTGCTGGAGAATAAGTGGCTTTAA
- the hemL gene encoding glutamate-1-semialdehyde 2,1-aminomutase yields MSENVKEISREKSAALYAKAQTYFPGGVNSPVRAFKSVYGVPLFIKKGDGAYLWDADDNQFIDFCGSWGPLILGHNHPAVREKVIEVMQNGMSFGAPTALENELAELILSNNPFIEKIRFVSSGTEAVMSAIRLARGYTKRDKILKFEGCYHGHSDSLLVKAGSGLVTFGETSSAGVPKSFADETIVIALNDKEALVKAFEDFKDQIAAVIIEPVPANNGLLLQHKEFLQYLREICTANGTLLIFDEVISGFRVSFTGAAGYYQIKPDILTYGKIIGGGLPVGAYGASAQIMSNVSPEGPVYQAGTLSGNPVAMAAGIAQISELLKPGFYEDLSVKTEAFINDITAFVNERNYPVNLTRIGSIFWFAFDAKETIRKAEDIDPQSMSKFKQMHFELLNRGVYFGPSGYEVGFVSAAHTTAILDKAKQAIFDSLEVIFG; encoded by the coding sequence ATGTCTGAAAACGTAAAAGAAATAAGCCGCGAAAAATCGGCTGCATTATATGCTAAAGCACAAACGTATTTTCCGGGTGGGGTAAACTCGCCGGTTAGGGCGTTTAAATCGGTTTACGGTGTGCCGTTGTTCATCAAAAAAGGCGATGGCGCTTACCTGTGGGATGCCGACGATAACCAGTTCATCGATTTTTGTGGCTCATGGGGGCCGCTTATTTTAGGGCATAACCACCCGGCCGTGCGCGAAAAGGTGATAGAGGTAATGCAAAACGGTATGTCGTTTGGTGCGCCTACGGCATTGGAGAACGAACTGGCCGAGCTCATTTTGAGCAATAACCCATTCATCGAAAAAATACGTTTTGTAAGCTCGGGTACCGAAGCGGTTATGTCGGCCATTAGGTTGGCGCGTGGCTATACCAAACGCGATAAGATATTAAAGTTCGAAGGCTGCTATCACGGCCACAGCGATTCGTTGCTGGTTAAAGCAGGTTCGGGACTGGTAACCTTTGGCGAAACGTCATCAGCCGGTGTACCTAAATCCTTTGCCGACGAAACCATCGTTATTGCCCTGAACGATAAAGAGGCTTTGGTTAAGGCATTCGAAGATTTTAAAGACCAGATAGCCGCCGTAATTATTGAACCGGTTCCGGCTAACAATGGCTTACTACTTCAGCACAAAGAATTTTTACAATACCTGCGCGAAATTTGTACCGCTAACGGTACACTGTTAATTTTTGATGAAGTAATTTCCGGCTTCCGCGTAAGCTTTACCGGTGCGGCTGGTTACTACCAAATTAAGCCCGATATTCTTACTTATGGTAAAATCATCGGCGGTGGCTTACCGGTAGGTGCTTACGGTGCATCGGCACAAATCATGAGCAATGTATCGCCCGAGGGGCCGGTTTACCAGGCCGGTACACTATCGGGTAACCCGGTTGCCATGGCGGCAGGTATTGCACAAATAAGCGAGTTATTAAAGCCGGGCTTTTATGAGGATTTATCGGTAAAAACCGAAGCTTTTATTAATGATATTACGGCTTTTGTAAACGAGCGTAACTACCCTGTTAACCTTACCCGCATTGGTTCTATTTTTTGGTTTGCGTTTGATGCTAAAGAAACCATCCGCAAGGCCGAAGACATTGACCCACAAAGCATGAGCAAATTCAAGCAAATGCATTTTGAGTTATTAAATCGCGGTGTGTATTTCGGCCCGTCGGGTTACGAGGTGGGCTTTGTTTCGGCCGCGCACACAACAGCTATATTAGATAAGGCAAAACAAGCTATATTTGATAGTTTAGAAGTTATATTTGGTTGA
- a CDS encoding sensor histidine kinase codes for MKRPFIIFYALIIYTVMELVWWGYMLLRLQPERTGMILGEGSMFIIIITGGAILFHKSLTKERQLQHQKKNFLLSVTHELKSPLASIKLYLETIQKRNLSKEQVNDFVGKCLLDVDRLNDMVENMLLAAKIENQSYTFPKQEFNISVLVDGIVNRLQINRCDMHQQLINAEIEPKLEVTGDKFALTSVVTNLIENAIKYSKPCETVDVKLYARGSKIHLEVADHGIGIADNEKSRIFERFYRVGSEETRNTKGTGLGLYIVKQVLDKHQAIINVRDNRPMGSVFEVIFG; via the coding sequence ATGAAAAGACCATTCATCATATTTTACGCGCTCATTATTTACACCGTTATGGAATTGGTGTGGTGGGGGTATATGCTGTTGAGGCTGCAGCCCGAGCGTACCGGGATGATATTGGGCGAAGGCTCTATGTTCATCATCATTATTACCGGTGGTGCTATATTGTTTCATAAATCGCTTACTAAGGAGCGCCAGTTACAGCACCAAAAAAAGAACTTTTTGTTGTCGGTAACGCACGAACTTAAATCACCGCTGGCTTCTATCAAGTTGTACCTGGAGACGATTCAAAAGCGTAACCTGAGCAAAGAACAGGTAAACGATTTTGTGGGCAAGTGTTTGCTGGATGTTGACCGTTTGAACGATATGGTGGAAAATATGCTGCTGGCGGCCAAGATAGAAAACCAGTCGTACACGTTTCCTAAGCAGGAATTTAACATTTCGGTACTGGTTGATGGCATTGTTAACCGCCTGCAAATAAACAGGTGCGATATGCATCAGCAACTCATTAATGCCGAAATTGAGCCGAAGCTCGAAGTAACCGGCGATAAGTTTGCGTTAACTTCGGTGGTGACCAACCTTATAGAGAATGCTATAAAATATTCAAAACCCTGTGAAACTGTTGATGTAAAATTGTATGCCCGTGGCAGCAAAATACATCTTGAGGTGGCCGATCACGGCATTGGCATAGCAGATAACGAAAAAAGCCGTATTTTTGAACGTTTTTACCGTGTAGGAAGCGAAGAAACCCGTAACACAAAAGGTACAGGTTTGGGTTTATATATTGTAAAACAGGTGTTGGATAAGCACCAGGCGATTATTAACGTGCGTGATAATCGGCCAATGGGAAGTGTGTTTGAAGTTATATTTGGTTAA
- a CDS encoding response regulator transcription factor, with product MIKKRILLAEDEEHLLEAIKLNLELEGYKVTTANNGKKALQKFKEERFNLVILDVMMPEVDGFVVAETIRLENSEVPIMFLTAKNTNEDKIQGLKKGADDYLTKPFNLEELILRVNNLVKRGLKGEDLKEFNSYKIGDKTIHFNSFELINEDGSVTPLTKKETMLLKLLIERRNEAVSREQILETVWNYDVYPSTRTIDNFILTFRKYFEPDPKNPVYFHSIRGVGYKFTDTHH from the coding sequence ATGATTAAGAAAAGAATTTTACTGGCCGAAGATGAAGAGCATCTTTTAGAGGCCATCAAACTAAACCTGGAGCTTGAGGGCTACAAGGTAACTACTGCTAACAACGGTAAAAAAGCGCTTCAAAAATTTAAAGAAGAACGCTTTAACCTGGTAATACTGGACGTAATGATGCCCGAGGTTGACGGCTTTGTAGTAGCAGAAACTATCCGTTTAGAAAATTCGGAGGTGCCAATTATGTTCCTTACCGCTAAAAACACCAACGAGGATAAAATTCAGGGCCTTAAAAAAGGTGCTGATGATTACCTGACCAAGCCTTTCAACCTCGAAGAGTTGATTTTGCGTGTTAACAACCTCGTTAAACGCGGTTTAAAAGGTGAAGACCTGAAAGAGTTTAACAGCTATAAAATTGGTGATAAAACTATTCATTTCAACTCGTTCGAATTAATTAACGAGGATGGCTCGGTTACACCTTTAACCAAAAAGGAAACTATGCTGTTGAAATTGTTAATTGAGCGTAGAAACGAAGCCGTATCGCGCGAGCAGATATTGGAAACGGTATGGAACTATGACGTATACCCGTCAACCCGTACTATCGACAACTTTATATTAACCTTCCGTAAGTATTTCGAACCCGATCCTAAAAACCCGGTTTATTTTCACTCCATACGTGGTGTAGGCTATAAATTTACCGATACCCATCATTAA
- a CDS encoding tetratricopeptide repeat protein — protein sequence MFTNKARILVAAAFTLLMAFFIYKQTYELAAVALLFIGLLIWGYFKEGPIILAAKQFHLKDYHKAEELLLQINRPDWLSRKRRGFYEFMMGGISLHKQEFAAAEQHYEQAAQYPLRSVNDHVAALVHIVNISIRQGNYDKAEAYLQLAENKGDNISAKMREVITKLEKELAARKN from the coding sequence ATGTTCACTAACAAGGCGCGCATACTGGTAGCTGCTGCATTTACTTTGTTGATGGCTTTTTTCATCTACAAGCAAACGTATGAACTGGCTGCCGTGGCTTTGCTGTTTATTGGCTTGCTTATTTGGGGTTACTTTAAAGAGGGACCCATTATTTTGGCTGCCAAGCAATTTCACCTTAAAGATTACCACAAGGCCGAAGAACTGCTGTTGCAAATTAACCGCCCCGATTGGCTGAGCCGTAAACGCCGTGGCTTTTACGAGTTTATGATGGGAGGGATAAGCCTGCACAAACAGGAATTTGCCGCTGCCGAACAACATTACGAACAAGCAGCACAATACCCGCTACGATCGGTTAACGACCATGTGGCGGCATTGGTGCACATTGTAAACATTAGCATAAGACAGGGCAATTATGATAAGGCCGAAGCTTATCTGCAGCTGGCCGAAAACAAAGGTGATAATATAAGCGCCAAAATGCGCGAGGTAATTACCAAACTGGAAAAAGAACTCGCTGCACGTAAAAACTGA
- the hemE gene encoding uroporphyrinogen decarboxylase — protein MENSLFIKAALSQKTERPPVWMMRQAGRFMPQYWEIKNKYSFLEMCKTPEIAADVTMLPVDLLDIDAAILFSDILVTGEAMGGDLSFTQGVGPKFANPVRTKADVDNLQVDVMDRLQYVADAIKVIQQRLNGRIPLIGFAGAPFTVMSYLVEGGSSRDFKLTKLMLHNQPELAHELLSKIAQVTADYLNLQIEAGVNSVQIFDSWAQALAWDDYKEFSHYYIDQIISKLNRKDIPVISFCKGSSVFAPLMAEAKPDVVSIDWNVDLLDIKHRLPQGIAVQGNLDPHILYADKPVIKERIHRLFNRMKDEPGYIFNLGHGIMPDIPFDNVKYAIEVIKEYRY, from the coding sequence ATGGAAAATTCATTATTTATTAAAGCCGCATTATCTCAAAAAACTGAGCGTCCACCCGTGTGGATGATGCGCCAAGCTGGCCGTTTTATGCCGCAGTATTGGGAGATCAAAAACAAGTACTCGTTTTTGGAAATGTGCAAAACCCCCGAAATTGCTGCCGACGTAACCATGCTTCCGGTTGATTTGCTGGATATTGATGCGGCTATCTTGTTTTCGGACATATTAGTTACCGGCGAAGCCATGGGCGGCGATTTGAGCTTTACCCAGGGCGTTGGTCCTAAGTTTGCCAACCCGGTACGCACTAAGGCCGATGTTGATAATTTACAGGTTGATGTAATGGATAGGCTGCAATATGTAGCCGATGCTATTAAGGTAATTCAGCAACGTTTAAATGGCCGCATTCCACTGATCGGTTTTGCAGGTGCTCCTTTTACCGTAATGAGTTATTTGGTAGAGGGCGGTTCATCGCGCGATTTTAAGCTCACCAAGTTGATGCTGCATAACCAGCCCGAGTTAGCTCACGAGCTGCTATCGAAAATTGCACAGGTTACTGCCGATTACCTGAACCTGCAAATTGAAGCCGGTGTAAACTCCGTGCAGATTTTTGACAGCTGGGCACAGGCTTTGGCTTGGGATGACTATAAGGAATTTTCGCACTACTATATCGACCAGATCATCAGCAAACTAAACCGTAAGGATATCCCGGTTATCTCTTTCTGTAAAGGAAGCTCGGTATTTGCACCGTTGATGGCCGAAGCCAAACCCGATGTAGTTTCGATTGATTGGAACGTTGACCTGCTGGATATTAAACACCGTTTACCACAAGGTATAGCCGTACAAGGCAACCTCGATCCGCATATTTTATATGCTGATAAACCGGTAATTAAAGAACGTATTCACCGCCTGTTTAACCGTATGAAGGATGAGCCTGGCTACATCTTCAACTTAGGTCATGGCATTATGCCCGATATTCCGTTCGATAACGTGAAGTATGCGATAGAAGTGATAAAAGAATATAGGTACTAA